One window of the Cryptomeria japonica chromosome 7, Sugi_1.0, whole genome shotgun sequence genome contains the following:
- the LOC131856528 gene encoding uncharacterized protein LOC131856528: METQFSRSTMRFMARPKRYKRSRPCFLEKEVQGEQEQQQLAAYTLMMISHAYGMTFAPAPRLSFPSKRKSEWLLEGFDFEADFTEMPGLKEENEKKRNARACRKRKLFSLEALDRKRESINNISKSLQGHKEVASSSTKEKIHKCLICGRGFTSGRALGGHKSAHTRYRSIDATSRPQAFF; the protein is encoded by the coding sequence ATGGAGACACAGTTTTCAAGAAGTACTATGAGATTTATGGCTCGACCAAAAAGGTACAAGCGGTCCAGGCCATGCTTTTTAGAGAAAGAAGTACAAGGGGAGCAAGAGCAGCAGCAGCTGGCTGCTTATACCCTCATGATGATTTCTCATGCTTATGGAATGACATTTGCTCCTGCACCCAGATTAAGTTTTCCCAGCAAGAGGAAATCAGAGTGGCTTTTGGAGGGGTTTGATTTTGAGGCAGATTTCACAGAAATGCCAGGGCTGAAGGAGGAGAATGAGAAAAAAAGGAATGCCAGGGCATGCAGAAAGAGGAAATTGTTCTCTTTAGAAGCTTTGGACAGAAAAAGGGAAAGCATAAATAACATTTCAAAGTCCTTGCAGGGGCACAAAGAAGTTGCCTCTTCTTCTACCAAAGAAAAGATTCACAAATGCCTGATTTGTGGGAGGGGTTTTACGAGCGGTAGAGCCCTGGGTGGGCACAAAAGTGCTCACACAAGATATAGATCTATTGATGCAACATCACGCCCTCAAGCATTTTTCTAA